Proteins encoded in a region of the Sugiyamaella lignohabitans strain CBS 10342 chromosome B, complete sequence genome:
- the KIP3 gene encoding tubulin-dependent ATPase KIP3 (Kinesin-related antiparallel sliding motor protein involved in mitotic spindle positioning; sliding activity promotes bipolar spindle assembly and maintenance of genome stability; also inhibits spindle elongation and promotes spindle disassembly in late anaphase; GO_component: GO:0005737 - cytoplasm [Evidence IEA]; GO_component: GO:0005881 - cytoplasmic microtubule [Evidence IDA] [PMID 9693366]; GO_component: GO:0005856 - cytoskeleton [Evidence IEA,IEA]; GO_component: GO:0005871 - kinesin complex [Evidence IEA]; GO_component: GO:0005871 - kinesin complex [Evidence TAS] [PMID 9153752]; GO_component: GO:0005874 - microtubule [Evidence IEA]; GO_component: GO:0005880 - nuclear microtubule [Evidence IDA] [PMID 9693366]; GO_function: GO:0005524 - ATP binding [Evidence IEA,IEA]; GO_function: GO:0008017 - microtubule binding [Evidence IEA]; GO_function: GO:0003777 - microtubule motor activity [Evidence IEA]; GO_function: GO:0000166 - nucleotide binding [Evidence IEA]; GO_function: GO:0008574 - plus-end-directed microtubule motor activity [Evidence IDA] [PMID 16906145]; GO_function: GO:0008574 - plus-end-directed microtubule motor activity [Evidence IDA] [PMID 16906148]; GO_function: GO:0070463 - tubulin-dependent ATPase activity [Evidence IDA] [PMID 16906148]; GO_process: GO:0000132 - establishment of mitotic spindle orientation [Evidence IMP] [PMID 16906148]; GO_process: GO:0000132 - establishment of mitotic spindle orientation [Evidence IGI,IMP] [PMID 9281582]; GO_process: GO:0008152 - metabolic process [Evidence IEA]; GO_process: GO:0007018 - microtubule-based movement [Evidence IEA]; GO_process: GO:0051228 - mitotic spindle disassembly [Evidence IMP] [PMID 23851487]; GO_process: GO:0051228 - mitotic spindle disassembly [Evidence IMP] [PMID 9813090]; GO_process: GO:0030472 - mitotic spindle organization in nucleus [Evidence IGI,IMP] [PMID 10525539]; GO_process: GO:0031115 - negative regulation of microtubule polymerization [Evidence IMP] [PMID 24616221]; GO_process: GO:0030473 - nuclear migration along microtubule [Evidence IMP] [PMID 9693366]; GO_process: GO:0070462 - plus-end specific microtubule depolymerization [Evidence IDA] [PMID 16906145]; GO_process: GO:0070462 - plus-end specific microtubule depolymerization [Evidence IDA] [PMID 16906148]; GO_process: GO:0032888 - regulation of mitotic spindle elongation [Evidence IMP] [PMID 24616221]; GO_process: GO:0090307 - spindle assembly involved in mitosis [Evidence IMP] [PMID 23851487]) produces the protein MTSSRSSMRINLENGQNSPRSPSRLSVKHNLAGHSRTLSLESISGALNRNAKLPATITVNVAVRVRPPVGASKVIEPDYSPSPKNVASVVDSISPTSISVSTNIAGGIQAGPVSGSKKFIFDRVFDEATPQIGIFEHVKDSIPSLIKGYNVSIMAYGQSGSGKSYTMGTSDNQDDEATMGIISRASKELFDELNILKRSEQTAALPSQTLSINNTAIVDAKSDTINNTANTSVHSSSDSPWAVAVSYLEIYNEQFRDLLNASTTPSNISVREDIKGNIIVHGLRQVLVDSADEILQKLNQGSSVRQTNSTAINSQSSRSHAIFSIHLTQKQVNPDTGIITTITSKLNLVDLAGSERLKNTKATDGRVKEGISINSGLTSLGKVISQLSLNPNDHISYRDSKLTRVLQDSLGGKALTYLIACITTESIYLNETIGTLTYAQRARSIQVTPEIQASQSKDDLLLTIENLRKEVSYWKNRVEPSSPNLGYRSPSPLTRSMFSYRTSSPSFDGGPITTPTTVKEGNPSSFKFPPISSPPPVSSIASSNLSTPNLSSFSTPFLPSTSSISLIPKYSLRSGTPRMEKRAQSEALTENELSSPSSLMHSPQIYQKERLQRSEELQHNVNTVIEDYEKTIASLQNSLSESRKQNEILTLEKDQLSAVNDELNRYTVLLENKLQAQSGTLEEYEQKLAQVAEIQKASSSSESSADVPSLEGQMTNMIAPVALVRSLETQITELKSELENRRRDHKHHLAESQYLTMQYNNARNEVTQLINELQSLRTKQDQVPPQLTKEIAFNSAAITSLSDISDTSLEEPKTPPHTSSSPELPYDSPSSLRTPLSKRNRLPAGSLAFF, from the coding sequence ATGACAAGCTCCCGGTCTTCTATGAGAATAAATCTGGAAAACGGCCAGAATAGTCCTAGATCTCCGTCTCGGTTGTCGGTGAAACATAATCTTGCTGGTCATAGCCGAACACTAAGCTTGGAGTCTATAAGTGGAGCTTTGAATAGAAATGCCAAGCTGCCAGCAACCATCACAGTCAATGTAGCGGTTCGTGTGAGGCCTCCAGTTGGTGCATCTAAAGTTATTGAACCTGACTATTCCCCGTCTCCGAAAAATGTCGCATCGGTGGTAGACTCAATAAGCCCAACAAGCATTTCGGTTTCAACCAACATAGCTGGTGGTATCCAGGCTGGTCCTGTTAGTGGCAGCAAAAAGTTCATATTTGATCGAGTATTTGATGAGGCTACTCCTCAGATTGGGATATTTGAACATGTAAAAGATTCAATTCCTTCTCTAATCAAAGGGTACAATGTTTCAATCATGGCATACGGCCAGTCTGGTTCAGGTAAGAGCTATACTATGGGAACTTCAGATAATCAGGATGACGAAGCAACAATGGGTATCATCAGCAGAGCATCTAAAGAGCTATTTGACGAGTTGAATATATTGAAGAGAAGTGAACAGACGGCCGCTTTGCCGAGCCAGACactttcaataaataacacCGCAATTGTTGATGCAAAGTCAGATACGATCAACAACACCGCGAATACATCTGTCCACTCTAGTAGTGACTCGCCGTGGGCAGTGGCTGTAAGCTACCTTGAAATTTATAACGAACAGTTCAGGGACTTACTAAATGCCTCAACTACACCGTCCAACATTTCCGTTCGCGAAGATATTAAAGGGAATATCATAGTTCATGGTCTGCGCCAGGTCCTGGTTGATAGTGCAGATGAGATTCTTCAAAAGCTCAATCAAGGGTCATCAGTACGACAAACTAATTCCACCGCCATAAACTCTCAATCGTCACGGTCTCATGCTATATTCTCAATTCATCTTACACAAAAGCAAGTTAATCCTGATACCGGGATCATTACAACAATCACCAGCAAATTGAATTTGGTCGACCTGGCTGGCAGTGAGCGACTGAAGAATACAAAGGCTACCGATGGAAGGGTCAAAGAAGGAATATCCATTAACTCCGGATTGACAAGCCTTGGTAAAGTAATATCACAACTGTCTCTTAACCCCAACGATCATATCTCGTATCGTGATTCAAAATTGACAAGAGTGCTACAGGATTCATTGGGCGGCAAGGCACTTACGTACTTGATAGCTTGTATTACGACTGAAAGTATCTATTTGAATGAGACTATTGGCACACTGACCTATGCACAGAGAGCTCGGTCAATACAGGTGACACCGGAGATTCAGGCGTCTCAAAGTAAAGATGATCTATTGTTAACTATCGAAAATCTTCGAAAAGAGGTTTCCTATTGGAAAAATCGAGTTGAACCTTCATCTCCAAATTTAGGCTATCGATCACCGTCACCGCTGACGAGATCTATGTTTTCATATAGAACATCGTCTCCATCTTTTGACGGCGGTCCTATTACAACCCCTACAACTGTTAAAGAAGGTAACCCCAGTTCCTTCAAATTTCCTCCCATCAGTTCGCCACCTCCGGTATCCAGCATAGCATCCAGTAACTTGTCAACACCTAATCTATCCAGTTTTTCTACACCATTCCTTCCATctaccagcagcatttcACTTATTCCCAAGTACTCACTTCGGTCAGGAACACCACGAATGGAAAAACGAGCACAGTCTGAAGCCTTGACCGAGAATGAGCTATCGAGCCCCTCTTCTCTCATGCATAGCCCGCAAATCTATCAGAAAGAACGTCTACAAAGGTCTGAAGAACTCCAACACAATGTAAATACCGTTATCGAAGATTATGAAAAGACCATTGCGTCACTTCAAAACTCGCTCTCTGAGTCGCGCAAGCAAAATGAGATATTAACATTAGAGAAAGATCAACTATCAGCAGTAAATGACGAATTGAACCGATACACTGTGcttcttgaaaataaattacaaGCTCAATCAGGTACACTGGAAGAATATGAACAAAAATTGGCGCAGGTAGCCGAGATACAAAaagcttcatcatcgtcagaaTCGTCAGCAGATGTGCCTAGTCTTGAGGGTCAAATGACGAACATGATAGCTCCAGTAGCACTCGTGAGGTCACTAGAAACACAAATCACTGAGCTCAAGTCTGAACTAGAGAACCGTCGTAGAGATCACAAACATCATCTGGCAGAATCCCAATACCTGACTATGCAATATAATAATGCCCGTAACGAAGTCACGCAACTAATTAACGAACTCCAATCATTACGAACTAAACAAGACCAAGTTCCACCTCAATTAACTAAAGAAATAGCATTCAATAGTGCAGCAATTACCTCACTCAGCGATATCTCTGATACGAGCTTGGAAGAGCCCAAGACGCCACCCCACACTAGCTCGTCGCCTGAATTGCCTTACGACTCACCATCCTCCCTAAGAACCCCACTATCGAAGCGTAACCGACTTCCAGCTGGGTCGCTAGCTTTTTTCTGA